In Pseudoliparis swirei isolate HS2019 ecotype Mariana Trench chromosome 2, NWPU_hadal_v1, whole genome shotgun sequence, the following are encoded in one genomic region:
- the LOC130209071 gene encoding ADP-ribosylation factor-like protein 6 isoform X2: MGLLDKLTGWLGLRKKEVNVLCLGLDNSGKTTIINQLKPSNTQAQEIVPTIGFNIEKFKSSRESHAIIFVIDSGDKLRMVVAKEELDTLLNHEDIRSKKMPVLFFANKMDLRDAVSSVKVSQMLSLENIKEKPWHICASDAIKGEGLQEGLVWLQENKLHNHIKTMNM; the protein is encoded by the exons ATGGGGCTGCTGGATAAACTAACGGGCTGGCTCGGCctgaggaagaaggaggtcaACGTTTTGTGTTTGGGGCTGGACAACAGCGGCAAAACTACCATCATCAACCAACTCAAACCGTCTAAT acACAGGCACAAGAAATAGTCCCAACAATTGGCTTCAACATTGAAAAGTTCAAGAGTTCAAG AGAAAGTCATGCCATCATATTTGTCATTGACAGCGGTGACAAACTGAGAATGGTTGTTGCCAAAGAGGAACTAGATACTCTTCTCAACCACGAAG ATATCCGCAGCAAAAAGATGCCTGTATTGTTCTTTGCTAACAAGATGGATCTGCGGGATGCTGTGTCTTCTGTCAAGGTGTCACAGATGTTGTCTTTAGAGAACATCAAAGAAAAACCCTGGCACATCTG CGCCAGCGATGCTATCAAAGGAGAGGGCCTCCAGGAAGGGCTGGTCTGGCTACAAG AGAACAAATTGCACA ATCACATCAAaacaatgaacatgtga
- the LOC130209071 gene encoding ADP-ribosylation factor-like protein 6 isoform X4: MGLLDKLTGWLGLRKKEVNVLCLGLDNSGKTTIINQLKPSNTQAQEIVPTIGFNIEKFKSSSGDKLRMVVAKEELDTLLNHEDIRSKKMPVLFFANKMDLRDAVSSVKVSQMLSLENIKEKPWHICASDAIKGEGLQEGLVWLQENKLHSKYHHVESLWW; encoded by the exons ATGGGGCTGCTGGATAAACTAACGGGCTGGCTCGGCctgaggaagaaggaggtcaACGTTTTGTGTTTGGGGCTGGACAACAGCGGCAAAACTACCATCATCAACCAACTCAAACCGTCTAAT acACAGGCACAAGAAATAGTCCCAACAATTGGCTTCAACATTGAAAAGTTCAAGAGTTCAAG CGGTGACAAACTGAGAATGGTTGTTGCCAAAGAGGAACTAGATACTCTTCTCAACCACGAAG ATATCCGCAGCAAAAAGATGCCTGTATTGTTCTTTGCTAACAAGATGGATCTGCGGGATGCTGTGTCTTCTGTCAAGGTGTCACAGATGTTGTCTTTAGAGAACATCAAAGAAAAACCCTGGCACATCTG CGCCAGCGATGCTATCAAAGGAGAGGGCCTCCAGGAAGGGCTGGTCTGGCTACAAG AGAACAAATTGCACAGTAAGTATCATCATGTGGAGTCATTGTGGTGGTAG
- the LOC130209071 gene encoding ADP-ribosylation factor-like protein 6 isoform X1 has product MGLLDKLTGWLGLRKKEVNVLCLGLDNSGKTTIINQLKPSNTQAQEIVPTIGFNIEKFKSSRESHAIIFVIDSGDKLRMVVAKEELDTLLNHEDIRSKKMPVLFFANKMDLRDAVSSVKVSQMLSLENIKEKPWHICASDAIKGEGLQEGLVWLQENKLHSKYHHVESLWW; this is encoded by the exons ATGGGGCTGCTGGATAAACTAACGGGCTGGCTCGGCctgaggaagaaggaggtcaACGTTTTGTGTTTGGGGCTGGACAACAGCGGCAAAACTACCATCATCAACCAACTCAAACCGTCTAAT acACAGGCACAAGAAATAGTCCCAACAATTGGCTTCAACATTGAAAAGTTCAAGAGTTCAAG AGAAAGTCATGCCATCATATTTGTCATTGACAGCGGTGACAAACTGAGAATGGTTGTTGCCAAAGAGGAACTAGATACTCTTCTCAACCACGAAG ATATCCGCAGCAAAAAGATGCCTGTATTGTTCTTTGCTAACAAGATGGATCTGCGGGATGCTGTGTCTTCTGTCAAGGTGTCACAGATGTTGTCTTTAGAGAACATCAAAGAAAAACCCTGGCACATCTG CGCCAGCGATGCTATCAAAGGAGAGGGCCTCCAGGAAGGGCTGGTCTGGCTACAAG AGAACAAATTGCACAGTAAGTATCATCATGTGGAGTCATTGTGGTGGTAG
- the LOC130209071 gene encoding ADP-ribosylation factor-like protein 6 isoform X3 translates to MGLLDKLTGWLGLRKKEVNVLCLGLDNSGKTTIINQLKPSNTQAQEIVPTIGFNIEKFKSSRESHAIIFVIDSGDKLRMVVAKEELDTLLNHEDIRSKKMPVLFFANKMDLRDAVSSVKVSQMLSLENIKEKPWHICASDAIKGEGLQEGLVWLQDHIKTMNM, encoded by the exons ATGGGGCTGCTGGATAAACTAACGGGCTGGCTCGGCctgaggaagaaggaggtcaACGTTTTGTGTTTGGGGCTGGACAACAGCGGCAAAACTACCATCATCAACCAACTCAAACCGTCTAAT acACAGGCACAAGAAATAGTCCCAACAATTGGCTTCAACATTGAAAAGTTCAAGAGTTCAAG AGAAAGTCATGCCATCATATTTGTCATTGACAGCGGTGACAAACTGAGAATGGTTGTTGCCAAAGAGGAACTAGATACTCTTCTCAACCACGAAG ATATCCGCAGCAAAAAGATGCCTGTATTGTTCTTTGCTAACAAGATGGATCTGCGGGATGCTGTGTCTTCTGTCAAGGTGTCACAGATGTTGTCTTTAGAGAACATCAAAGAAAAACCCTGGCACATCTG CGCCAGCGATGCTATCAAAGGAGAGGGCCTCCAGGAAGGGCTGGTCTGGCTACAAG ATCACATCAAaacaatgaacatgtga